The Raphanus sativus cultivar WK10039 chromosome 6, ASM80110v3, whole genome shotgun sequence sequence TCCGACATCGCTCTCTCTTCCTCCGACAATGGCGACATCCTGTCGAAAGTGTCGCAGTCGTTCCCCTCGCCGCCGCCGTGTTTCAGCGGCGTCACGGGACTGTTCAGTGCTAGCTTCGGGAAGTCGAGACAGCTAGGCGACAGAATCTCCTGGTTTCTCGGAGAGAATCTCGGGCTCCCCGCACCACCGTTCCCGCCGCCGATCATGAGCGTATTGATCATGAGGCTGTTCCTGTGAGATCTCCTCTCGTAGAGTTTGTTTCCTGAGTGTTTCTTCGGCTGTGCTGTTTTGATCGGTGGAATCACGAAGTTGCTTTTGCCGGAAGGTGTCGGAGGAGGACGCGGCGAGTCCGGGGATCTAGGGGAGGAGCTTCCGGTGAGCATCTGGACGACTTGTTTGAAAGAGGAAGTGTCTGCTTGGACAAAAGTTGTCGGGTAATGATCAGATCTGGTTGTGATGTTTTGATGTAAAGACCCATTGATGATGGAAGAGgaagctgatgaagaagaagtggaaGATGGCGTTCTTGAGTCTCCTTGTTTTGTTGCAATCTCCATTAGTGTTTTATCCTTTTGGAAACTCTTAACGTTTTTTATGTGTGAGCTTGAgtgaaagagaaagaagacgaTGGAATTAAATGGATGTCTCCTTCTTAAGGTTTTGGGGATTATAAAAGAAGCGGATTGGTTggtttttttgtaatttggaaTCTTTCtttatggaaaataaaaaaaaaatattgtaataaaatatacaaacaaaTTAAAGTTGACATGAAGATTTGTGCCCAGGGAATCAAAAGATGTTTTTATTAGgcaattttaaaattcttactTTGAATTTGTATGCCATAGCGCATAAAGTAATTGCAAATTAAAATGAAAGAAGTGAATTTTGTCTTTACTAGACTAATAttgaaatctataaaaaaaaaattgaattttataattttatatactattcttttttttaattgaatattaaattgaattcaaaagaaaaagactatTTTTACATCAAGTGTAA is a genomic window containing:
- the LOC108811577 gene encoding VQ motif-containing protein 19 → MEIATKQGDSRTPSSTSSSSASSSIINGSLHQNITTRSDHYPTTFVQADTSSFKQVVQMLTGSSSPRSPDSPRPPPTPSGKSNFVIPPIKTAQPKKHSGNKLYERRSHRNSLMINTLMIGGGNGGAGSPRFSPRNQEILSPSCLDFPKLALNSPVTPLKHGGGEGNDCDTFDRMSPLSEEERAMSEKGYYLHRSPITTPRESEPQLLPLFPVASPRVSAASPENRTS